From Ignavibacteria bacterium, one genomic window encodes:
- a CDS encoding DUF1573 domain-containing protein, with amino-acid sequence MFRTALVILAFVVGVLAATAQSAMKVPDAQDWGTMRLPKQQFVEAELPIENVAKSGILKILEVKPGCGCTKTDPDKWELKPGEVAKVKIKLNLTPSQSGPIVKTVTIKGLLGSDTIVKVVMLKVNLERVLLIGPSTFVSFNDAAVGAESTVPMTMENPSNTSIKISKVIIDGMIKADLPDGTVLGPREKRELIVRCTPDKPGQISGSIRFTVSGNGDDDEFIVQAYGNVLKVAGK; translated from the coding sequence ATGTTCCGTACTGCTCTTGTTATTCTCGCCTTCGTTGTAGGCGTACTCGCTGCTACTGCCCAGTCTGCAATGAAGGTTCCCGATGCTCAGGATTGGGGAACGATGCGCCTTCCTAAGCAACAATTCGTTGAAGCCGAGCTTCCTATCGAAAACGTAGCAAAGAGCGGCATCCTGAAGATCCTTGAAGTCAAGCCGGGATGTGGTTGTACAAAGACAGATCCTGACAAGTGGGAACTCAAGCCGGGCGAGGTAGCAAAGGTCAAGATCAAGCTCAATCTTACGCCGTCTCAGTCCGGACCGATCGTGAAGACCGTCACGATCAAGGGGCTTCTTGGTTCAGATACGATTGTGAAGGTCGTGATGCTCAAGGTCAACCTCGAACGTGTTCTGCTCATTGGACCTTCCACGTTTGTCTCCTTCAATGATGCGGCCGTAGGTGCCGAGTCTACCGTACCGATGACGATGGAGAATCCATCGAATACCTCCATCAAGATCTCCAAGGTCATCATTGACGGTATGATCAAGGCAGACCTTCCCGATGGCACGGTCCTTGGACCGCGTGAGAAGCGTGAGCTGATCGTTCGTTGCACTCCTGATAAGCCAGGCCAGATCTCTGGCTCTATTCGTTTCACGGTAAGTGGCAATGGTGACGATGACGAGTTCATTGTGCAGGCATATGGCAACGTCTTGAAGGTTGCCGGAAAGTGA
- a CDS encoding SpoIIE family protein phosphatase, whose protein sequence is MIRIPEDQTVRRSITTMLVVIGVASTIMRMVAVALWSVQQGRSIDEVFLVEVALTVLSDIAIVCMIGVVVLRIGRPRETLTYEPVASALTTYSVSALALLVFAAIVPDDFENGRMTSLLGVLTSHLVAIGTFAISIGLAGFLATLLLMRRHERTRIYLIVQAVIILSIWLCSTLGSVSSVFTILSVVLAVFGGILMLINTQRLNWLATITMEKKIRLLWLTVCALFASIVLSVMHLSSIDAYVTESAAAFVRSGAVLPSAINFFGFVFFLRFLFAVIAALPNSAIVDRRSSEVESLAHITRLMTAAVSVDHLLNSTTDLALRICRAHGAWMEVDEGEGMRVAAAQLVHPEYVRALHANPTIHALITGGKGPVHVQALSDMTKDAGDVAVRSMIIVPIFSDHRRMGTLVVFSTVDYGFEPDDVRLLTAFGDMVSVALDQARLMEAALNRERLQKEADVARDIQSSLLPRTSPDVRPFNVHAVMIPATEVGGDYFDYIRFADGTQGVIIADVAGKGIPAALYMATLKGVVLAEMRISSGPADLLRRVNETLLGSMDRHSYISLTCVQFSIATCSLRIARAGHTPAVFRVGGEIKILQPRGVAIGIVPPQTFNDAIEEVEIAVQEGDMCLLTTDGVTERRDPNLEEIGMDVISDMVRGSSAQQAAALVKETFDAVERHARGADPHDDITIVGIVVSDACATDTVSYRMEHQGTPV, encoded by the coding sequence ATGATCCGGATTCCGGAAGATCAAACTGTACGCCGATCGATCACAACGATGCTTGTGGTGATCGGTGTTGCCAGCACTATCATGAGAATGGTGGCCGTAGCGCTGTGGAGTGTTCAGCAGGGGAGATCGATCGACGAGGTCTTTCTTGTTGAAGTAGCACTCACGGTTCTCAGTGATATTGCCATTGTCTGTATGATCGGAGTGGTTGTCCTGCGCATCGGACGCCCTCGCGAAACACTCACGTATGAGCCTGTTGCCTCGGCGCTCACCACATATTCGGTCTCCGCATTGGCCTTGTTGGTCTTCGCTGCTATCGTACCGGACGACTTTGAGAACGGTAGGATGACGAGTCTGCTCGGTGTGCTCACGTCGCACCTCGTGGCCATCGGCACCTTTGCCATTTCCATAGGTCTCGCCGGATTCCTTGCTACTCTTTTGTTGATGCGCCGCCACGAACGCACGCGAATCTACCTCATCGTACAGGCCGTCATTATCCTCAGCATATGGTTGTGCTCAACGTTGGGATCCGTCAGCTCTGTCTTTACTATCCTTAGCGTGGTACTTGCCGTTTTTGGTGGCATCCTCATGCTCATCAATACGCAACGCTTGAATTGGCTTGCCACGATCACGATGGAGAAGAAGATCCGTCTGTTATGGCTCACGGTCTGTGCACTCTTTGCCTCGATCGTTCTGTCCGTGATGCATCTATCGAGCATCGATGCCTACGTTACGGAGTCGGCAGCCGCATTCGTGCGAAGCGGTGCAGTTCTACCAAGTGCCATCAACTTCTTTGGATTCGTCTTCTTCCTTCGATTCCTTTTTGCCGTGATCGCAGCGTTGCCGAACAGCGCGATCGTAGACCGACGGTCGAGCGAAGTAGAATCGCTTGCGCATATCACGCGGCTTATGACAGCCGCCGTCAGTGTTGACCATTTATTGAACAGCACAACGGATCTCGCCCTTAGGATCTGTAGGGCACATGGCGCATGGATGGAGGTTGATGAGGGTGAGGGTATGCGCGTAGCAGCGGCACAGCTCGTTCATCCTGAATACGTCCGAGCCCTCCACGCAAACCCAACGATCCATGCTCTCATCACGGGCGGCAAAGGGCCGGTCCATGTTCAAGCACTCAGTGATATGACGAAGGACGCCGGTGATGTGGCTGTTCGTTCGATGATCATCGTCCCCATCTTCAGTGACCATCGTCGTATGGGCACGCTTGTGGTATTCAGCACCGTGGACTACGGATTTGAGCCAGACGATGTGCGGCTGCTCACAGCCTTCGGAGACATGGTTAGCGTTGCCTTGGATCAAGCTCGACTCATGGAAGCTGCACTCAACAGAGAGCGACTCCAAAAAGAGGCAGACGTGGCGCGAGATATTCAGTCGTCATTGCTTCCGCGCACCAGTCCTGATGTCCGCCCATTCAACGTCCATGCCGTGATGATCCCTGCCACCGAAGTAGGGGGCGATTACTTCGACTACATTCGATTTGCCGATGGAACCCAGGGTGTGATCATCGCTGACGTGGCTGGGAAGGGGATTCCCGCAGCTCTCTACATGGCAACGTTGAAAGGTGTTGTTCTAGCGGAGATGCGGATATCGTCCGGCCCCGCAGACCTTCTGCGCCGGGTGAATGAAACGCTGCTTGGTTCCATGGATCGACATTCCTACATCTCCCTTACCTGTGTTCAGTTCTCCATTGCAACGTGTTCCCTTCGTATTGCACGTGCAGGACACACACCGGCCGTGTTTCGTGTAGGGGGCGAGATCAAGATCCTTCAGCCGCGAGGAGTTGCCATTGGGATCGTCCCGCCGCAGACCTTTAACGATGCTATTGAGGAGGTTGAGATCGCTGTTCAAGAGGGTGACATGTGTCTGCTGACCACGGATGGCGTTACGGAACGTCGCGATCCCAATTTGGAAGAGATCGGGATGGACGTGATCTCCGACATGGTGCGTGGGTCTTCCGCGCAACAGGCAGCAGCCCTCGTGAAGGAGACATTCGACGCCGTGGAACGGCATGCACGGGGAGCTGATCCGCATGACGATATTACCATCGTCGGGATCGTTGTTTCGGACGCATGTGCAACCGATACCGTATCCTACCGTATGGAACACCAAGGAACACCAGTATGA
- the queA gene encoding tRNA preQ1(34) S-adenosylmethionine ribosyltransferase-isomerase QueA yields MKLSEFKFAVPKNAVAKHPADPRESAKMMVLNRETGEIEDRHFKDVLSYMEKGDVIVVNDTKVFPARLFGKKEKTNAKIEVMLLRELKAQERIWDVLVEPARKVRIGNKIYFDNNRFYCEIIDNTTSRGRTVRFSYDGDLHEVIERIGQMPLPEYVKREPTDADKESYQCVFANPGKVGSIAPPTAGLHFSEKLLKAAEKKGVKIATVQLNIGQGIFETIEVEDLTKHRMYSEYFEITKDSADVINKALKSKKNVYAVGCSVVRALESSVLTSGIVKPNKGWTDKFIHPPYEFKIANRFITNFHQPASPSLLVATAYAGGKDSMFKAYKRAMKTDYRLFAYGDALMII; encoded by the coding sequence ATGAAGCTGTCCGAATTTAAGTTCGCGGTTCCGAAAAACGCTGTGGCCAAGCACCCGGCGGATCCACGTGAAAGTGCCAAGATGATGGTACTGAACCGCGAAACAGGTGAGATCGAAGACCGTCATTTCAAAGACGTCCTTTCCTACATGGAAAAGGGGGACGTTATTGTGGTCAACGACACAAAGGTGTTTCCTGCACGCCTTTTCGGCAAAAAGGAAAAGACCAACGCCAAGATCGAAGTGATGCTTCTTCGTGAGCTCAAGGCGCAAGAGCGCATTTGGGATGTTCTTGTTGAGCCTGCTCGTAAGGTGCGTATCGGCAACAAGATCTATTTCGATAACAACCGCTTCTATTGTGAGATCATCGATAACACCACATCGCGTGGTCGTACCGTACGTTTCTCGTATGACGGCGATCTGCACGAAGTGATTGAACGTATCGGACAGATGCCCCTTCCAGAATATGTGAAGCGTGAGCCAACAGATGCTGATAAGGAGTCGTACCAGTGTGTCTTTGCCAATCCGGGCAAGGTTGGTTCTATTGCGCCCCCTACAGCCGGACTTCACTTCTCCGAGAAACTTTTGAAGGCTGCAGAGAAGAAGGGTGTGAAGATCGCCACGGTTCAGCTGAACATCGGTCAGGGGATCTTTGAGACCATCGAGGTTGAGGATCTTACCAAGCACCGCATGTACAGCGAGTACTTTGAGATCACCAAGGATTCTGCTGACGTGATCAACAAGGCACTCAAGTCCAAGAAGAACGTGTATGCTGTTGGTTGCAGTGTTGTGCGTGCGCTTGAGTCGAGCGTTCTTACAAGCGGTATCGTAAAGCCAAATAAGGGATGGACAGACAAGTTCATTCATCCGCCGTACGAATTCAAGATCGCCAACCGCTTCATCACGAACTTCCACCAGCCCGCTAGTCCGTCACTTCTAGTAGCAACGGCCTATGCCGGTGGAAAGGATTCTATGTTCAAAGCCTACAAGCGTGCAATGAAGACGGACTATCGTCTCTTTGCCTACGGCGATGCCCTGATGATCATCTAA
- a CDS encoding RNA polymerase sigma factor, with protein MSNGLRDDTAFLAVLQEHHDDLARFARSLTRSAEDAKDIVADTILKAYESWSSVREPGAARTYLFRIAHRTYIRQNMKRKLFGPWKPDLDQASSDPLPDRLTDARLVRDELQKLPVAQRECLVLVDVLGWSLEDVIAVHGGTVGGLKAKLFRARQELRRRLSEGDDHGT; from the coding sequence ATGAGCAATGGACTCCGCGATGACACTGCCTTCCTTGCCGTTCTTCAGGAACATCACGATGACCTGGCTCGGTTTGCGCGGTCGTTGACGAGATCTGCAGAGGACGCAAAGGATATTGTGGCGGATACGATACTCAAGGCGTATGAGTCGTGGTCCTCGGTTCGTGAACCTGGTGCGGCACGCACCTATCTCTTCCGCATCGCTCATCGCACGTACATCCGTCAAAACATGAAGCGAAAGCTCTTTGGTCCGTGGAAGCCTGATCTCGATCAGGCTTCTTCTGATCCGCTACCGGACCGACTTACGGATGCACGATTGGTGCGAGATGAGCTTCAGAAACTCCCGGTAGCACAACGAGAATGCCTTGTGCTCGTGGATGTGCTCGGATGGAGTCTCGAAGATGTGATAGCCGTACATGGAGGAACAGTAGGCGGACTCAAGGCCAAACTCTTCCGCGCACGGCAGGAATTACGACGTCGACTTTCAGAAGGTGACGATCATGGCACATGA
- a CDS encoding DUF4918 family protein: MVSESFGRGIERFLMSMRYDGMLPNGIEILDPYKDPEVKRIIHEMVSRYYTGSRPRVGVWGINPGRFGAGITGLSFTDPWAVTNLLGIETTLAGRRELSAEFISMVIDAYGGPVAFYRDLYMCALSPLGFIKNGININFYDDPVLMREIVPFVINSLKEQHAAGLVSDRCIVLGTGKLKTFSEREVRNIMGYSTIEYLEHPRFIMQYRRSQVPMYVEKYVDVLRRTVNPF, encoded by the coding sequence ATGGTATCTGAGTCTTTCGGCAGAGGCATTGAACGGTTCCTCATGTCGATGAGGTATGATGGAATGCTGCCGAATGGGATCGAGATCCTCGATCCCTACAAGGATCCTGAGGTCAAACGTATCATTCACGAGATGGTATCGCGGTATTATACCGGAAGTCGTCCGCGCGTCGGTGTGTGGGGTATTAACCCGGGCAGATTCGGTGCCGGCATTACTGGATTGTCCTTCACGGACCCATGGGCTGTGACGAACCTCTTGGGGATTGAAACAACCTTAGCCGGACGTCGTGAGCTTTCAGCCGAGTTCATCAGTATGGTCATCGATGCATACGGCGGGCCGGTAGCATTCTACCGTGATCTGTACATGTGTGCACTGAGCCCCCTTGGATTCATCAAGAACGGCATCAACATCAATTTCTACGATGACCCCGTGCTTATGCGCGAGATCGTTCCGTTCGTGATCAACTCACTTAAGGAGCAGCACGCAGCAGGACTTGTCTCGGATCGCTGCATCGTCCTTGGAACAGGGAAGTTGAAGACCTTCTCGGAGCGTGAAGTGAGGAACATCATGGGGTACAGCACCATTGAATATCTCGAACATCCGCGGTTTATCATGCAGTACCGTCGATCCCAGGTTCCGATGTATGTTGAAAAATATGTTGACGTTCTTCGTCGGACCGTGAATCCTTTTTGA
- a CDS encoding STAS domain-containing protein, giving the protein MNPFSALVRQGPNSVCIIDLSGYLDAHTASDLEKIFLTAYDGGCRRFVVNFTDLDYISSAGLGVFMVFIEAVKRENGDIKMAAMKPKVFTVFDLLGFPVLFNIHSSVDEAVNAYPVS; this is encoded by the coding sequence ATGAATCCCTTCTCCGCATTGGTCCGTCAAGGACCGAACAGCGTTTGCATCATCGATCTTTCTGGATACCTTGATGCGCATACCGCCTCAGATCTTGAGAAGATCTTTCTTACTGCCTATGATGGCGGGTGCCGTCGATTTGTGGTGAATTTCACCGATCTCGACTACATCTCCAGTGCCGGACTTGGCGTATTTATGGTCTTCATCGAAGCCGTGAAACGCGAGAATGGGGATATCAAGATGGCCGCTATGAAGCCCAAGGTCTTTACGGTCTTCGACCTGTTAGGGTTCCCTGTTCTCTTCAACATCCATTCCAGCGTTGACGAAGCCGTGAACGCCTATCCTGTCTCGTGA
- a CDS encoding carboxypeptidase M32, with the protein MITDLGAAAAVLGWDQETYMPDGAVAGRAEQLATLSSFIHQHTTNADTVAIVEDVKNELPSLTPRQLLVAKTFIRDHDRSLKLPSDLVEEQARTASMAQDAWKRARQASDFSIFEPLLAKTVDLKRREAEIVGPAAHLYDNLLDSFEPGLTVDVLTPIFDRLRTGTVALLAEITPKQDTVSDDVLYRSYNSDAQLASATKIITTLGFDMNTGRVDLSAHPFCTSFGSTDVRLTTRIRENDLRSCLFGLIHEAGHGMYEQGVGTDLARTFSGQGASMGIHESQSLFWENVIARSEEFWSWAFPQLRDAFPDQLKDQDVRSFYRAINKMRPSLNRVESDELTYNLHIILRFEIERDLIAGTLEVKDIPKRWNEKMEAALGVVPANDAEGCLQDVHWSFGGIGYFPSYTLGKLYAAMEWNAMQVAMPDVRDRVANGDFAPILGWLREHVHSYGRTETPQEMIQRISGRPLTEVDFLTYVGAKARNVYGI; encoded by the coding sequence TTGATCACAGATCTTGGAGCCGCAGCTGCGGTTCTTGGATGGGATCAAGAAACGTATATGCCCGACGGCGCTGTGGCCGGACGTGCCGAACAGTTGGCCACACTGTCATCCTTCATCCATCAACACACAACGAATGCCGACACCGTTGCGATCGTTGAAGATGTGAAGAACGAATTGCCGTCGCTCACGCCCCGGCAGCTGTTGGTTGCAAAGACATTCATCCGCGATCATGACCGTTCGCTCAAGCTTCCATCGGATCTCGTGGAAGAACAAGCGCGTACAGCATCGATGGCGCAGGATGCGTGGAAGCGCGCTCGTCAAGCATCGGACTTCAGCATCTTTGAGCCCCTTCTCGCAAAGACAGTTGACCTCAAGCGTCGTGAGGCAGAGATCGTTGGACCGGCGGCACATCTCTATGATAATCTGCTCGACTCCTTCGAGCCGGGACTAACTGTAGACGTGCTCACGCCGATCTTCGATCGACTCCGTACCGGCACGGTTGCACTGCTTGCGGAGATCACGCCAAAGCAAGACACAGTAAGCGATGACGTGTTGTATCGCTCGTACAATAGTGACGCTCAACTCGCATCGGCCACAAAGATCATTACGACGCTCGGGTTCGACATGAACACCGGCCGGGTGGATCTCTCGGCACATCCGTTCTGCACATCGTTCGGAAGCACAGACGTTCGTCTTACCACGCGGATCCGTGAGAACGATCTCCGGTCGTGCCTCTTTGGTTTGATCCACGAGGCCGGACATGGCATGTATGAACAAGGTGTTGGTACAGATCTCGCACGTACATTCTCCGGTCAAGGGGCGAGCATGGGTATCCATGAATCGCAGTCCTTGTTCTGGGAGAACGTGATCGCTCGCAGTGAAGAGTTCTGGAGTTGGGCCTTCCCGCAACTGCGTGATGCCTTCCCTGATCAACTCAAGGATCAGGACGTACGCAGCTTCTATCGTGCGATCAACAAGATGCGCCCGTCGCTCAATCGCGTTGAAAGCGATGAACTCACCTATAACCTGCACATCATCCTTCGATTCGAGATCGAACGCGATCTCATCGCCGGAACGCTTGAGGTGAAGGACATTCCGAAGCGTTGGAACGAGAAGATGGAAGCGGCACTTGGTGTGGTACCCGCAAATGATGCAGAAGGCTGTCTCCAGGACGTGCATTGGTCATTCGGTGGCATCGGGTACTTCCCGTCGTACACTCTCGGCAAGCTCTACGCAGCAATGGAATGGAATGCGATGCAGGTTGCCATGCCGGATGTGCGGGATCGTGTTGCCAATGGCGACTTCGCGCCGATCCTTGGGTGGTTGCGAGAGCATGTCCATAGCTATGGACGAACCGAGACTCCGCAGGAAATGATCCAGCGCATCTCCGGACGCCCCCTCACTGAAGTGGACTTCCTTACCTACGTTGGTGCCAAGGCACGCAACGTCTATGGTATCTGA
- a CDS encoding DUF4920 domain-containing protein, producing the protein MTTSPRHIATTLIAAVLLSGLVPGCSKPDHIGIRPDAARMVISVSDATKPENLGRVITIRGIVGSVCQDEGCWVTITDGSAEIKMRFTDGSLGVPMDLRGEVLAEGVVRENIVGSARVPEMSATGVLFLDRQ; encoded by the coding sequence ATGACAACCTCACCTCGTCATATCGCAACAACTCTCATTGCGGCAGTGCTGCTGAGTGGTCTTGTTCCTGGGTGCTCTAAACCGGATCATATCGGTATAAGGCCCGATGCAGCCCGAATGGTGATTTCGGTCTCGGATGCGACCAAGCCAGAGAATCTCGGCCGCGTTATCACGATCCGAGGCATCGTTGGGTCTGTGTGCCAAGATGAAGGTTGCTGGGTAACGATCACGGATGGTTCCGCCGAGATCAAGATGCGATTTACGGATGGCTCGCTAGGGGTTCCCATGGACCTGCGCGGCGAGGTGTTGGCTGAAGGAGTAGTTCGCGAGAACATTGTTGGTTCTGCTCGTGTGCCGGAAATGTCGGCCACCGGTGTACTCTTCCTAGACAGACAATGA
- the uvrB gene encoding excinuclease ABC subunit UvrB, translating into MSVFDLQSKYQPSGDQPKAIQELVDGLREGRRDQVLLGVTGSGKTFTMSNVIKEVERPTLVISPNKTLAAQLYGEFKSFFPNNAVEFFISYYDYYQPEAYVPSTDVFIEKDFSINDEIDRLRLRATSALVEGRRDVIVVASVSCIYGIGAKADFKDQLVLVKEGMELSRQKLLHRLSDIHFTRNDFEFTRGTFRVRGDVIDIMPADEDTRAVRVELFGDVVDRVSWIDKRDGKVLERPGSILLYPARLFVTSKSNVARASAEIKEELIARLKDLRELGKGLEAQRLEQRTLFDIEMMKEVGYCSGIENYSMHLSGRQPGEKPNCLIDYFPEDFLLVLDESHVTVPQIRAMYNGDRARKMTLVEHGFRLPSALENRPLKFDEFNKHISQVVYVSATPGDYELEQSMGVVVEQVIRPTGLLDPKIEIRPVKNQIDDLINEIRDRVERKDRVLVTTLTKRMAEDLTDYLHNLGIRVSYIHSDVDSLERVEIIRNLRLGRSDVLVGVNLLREGLDMPEVSLVAILDADREGFLRSERSLMQTAGRTARNVDGLVIFYADKITKSMKAVMDETNRRRTLQEAYNTENGIEPRTVYKSLEEILESTSVADMQSSKMQRSADTERARQKRAAEPIAKYLTLEQRKEMIDQMFVEMKNAARDLDFERAAELRDDINRLQSLDS; encoded by the coding sequence ATGTCCGTTTTTGACCTTCAATCGAAATACCAACCCTCGGGAGACCAACCCAAGGCGATCCAGGAACTTGTGGACGGACTCCGTGAGGGGCGCCGTGATCAGGTGCTACTCGGTGTAACGGGCTCGGGAAAGACCTTTACGATGTCCAATGTGATCAAGGAGGTGGAACGTCCCACCCTTGTGATCTCCCCGAACAAGACCCTTGCAGCTCAGTTGTACGGTGAATTCAAGAGCTTCTTCCCGAATAATGCGGTAGAGTTCTTCATCTCGTACTACGACTACTATCAGCCGGAGGCCTACGTCCCCTCCACCGATGTCTTCATTGAAAAGGATTTCTCGATCAATGACGAGATCGATCGATTGCGGTTGCGTGCAACCAGCGCACTTGTGGAGGGAAGACGAGACGTGATCGTTGTGGCCTCTGTCTCGTGCATCTATGGCATCGGGGCAAAGGCCGATTTCAAAGATCAGCTCGTCCTTGTGAAAGAAGGAATGGAGCTCTCTCGACAAAAACTCCTGCACCGTCTGAGTGATATCCACTTCACACGCAACGACTTCGAATTCACACGCGGAACGTTCAGAGTGCGCGGTGATGTGATCGATATCATGCCGGCCGATGAAGATACTCGTGCTGTTCGCGTAGAGCTCTTCGGAGATGTTGTGGATCGTGTATCGTGGATCGACAAACGTGATGGAAAGGTGTTGGAACGTCCGGGAAGCATTCTGCTCTACCCTGCCCGACTCTTCGTTACCTCAAAATCAAACGTCGCACGGGCATCAGCCGAGATCAAAGAGGAACTCATCGCCCGTCTCAAGGACCTGCGCGAGTTAGGGAAGGGGCTTGAGGCTCAACGACTCGAACAGCGCACGTTGTTCGATATCGAAATGATGAAGGAAGTGGGCTACTGCTCCGGTATTGAGAACTATTCCATGCACCTCTCGGGACGTCAGCCCGGTGAGAAGCCGAACTGTCTCATCGACTATTTCCCGGAAGATTTCCTGCTCGTGCTTGACGAGAGTCACGTTACCGTTCCGCAGATCCGTGCGATGTACAACGGCGATCGAGCACGGAAGATGACGCTTGTGGAACACGGCTTCCGGCTGCCAAGTGCGTTGGAGAATCGCCCCCTGAAATTTGATGAGTTCAACAAGCACATCAGTCAGGTAGTGTATGTAAGCGCAACACCCGGTGACTATGAACTGGAACAGTCCATGGGTGTTGTGGTTGAGCAGGTCATTAGGCCAACGGGGCTCCTTGATCCAAAGATCGAGATACGTCCGGTGAAGAATCAGATCGATGACCTGATCAATGAGATCCGTGATCGTGTTGAGCGGAAGGATCGTGTGTTGGTAACAACACTAACGAAGCGTATGGCAGAGGATCTCACTGACTACCTCCATAACCTTGGTATCCGTGTCTCCTACATCCATAGTGATGTGGATTCATTGGAGCGTGTGGAGATCATTCGAAATCTGCGACTTGGTAGGAGTGACGTGTTGGTTGGCGTGAACCTTCTGCGTGAAGGACTCGACATGCCCGAGGTCTCTCTCGTGGCCATCCTCGATGCCGATCGTGAAGGCTTCCTCAGAAGCGAGAGATCACTCATGCAGACGGCAGGACGCACCGCGCGGAATGTTGACGGACTTGTGATCTTCTATGCGGATAAGATCACGAAATCGATGAAGGCCGTGATGGATGAGACCAACCGCAGACGCACCCTTCAAGAGGCGTACAACACAGAGAACGGAATCGAACCACGCACCGTGTACAAGTCGCTCGAGGAGATCCTTGAGTCCACGTCGGTGGCAGACATGCAATCGTCGAAGATGCAGCGCTCGGCTGATACGGAACGTGCTCGACAGAAACGTGCAGCCGAACCGATCGCCAAGTATCTGACCCTGGAGCAGCGCAAGGAGATGATCGATCAGATGTTCGTGGAGATGAAGAACGCTGCTCGGGACCTTGACTTTGAGCGTGCTGCTGAGCTTCGTGATGATATCAATCGACTGCAGTCCTTGGATTCGTAA
- a CDS encoding glycosyltransferase family 39 protein — protein sequence MTLAQTPVAQLWFKRIATVATLGIVLRAIVSFGVMGSMPQAEDGPSYSTQAVQMLDGSIGYYYFPPGTALFAAPVYAVIGQSTFSDHLLGVILSSGFLISGVWLCYVLMGWGRATFFAAIVLALYPHSVMSATQLSSQPLTSILLTLAIGLAIQNAEQWSWKRWIGVAVCIAAAMLTRPASLAVLAVFGLGGIVLWRRQKVRTSMLAGSTALVVLILGLSAFPFMAHNNKMGQGWSISTNNEWNLFLGNTPYTPDYKTGHFGQRGFDQVSPEARAYMSAILPHESPYAATYEQRMAMRDAAVDYMTSHPVRTLYRISNRLRGFWGMDYTASRVIQNHYGLSNMAFLPLLAMEGGGYLIVIFFAISAPFLVAAHQRWSWRFLLGCVVAIMLPYLAAFALAKYHLPTMPLLLPIAALTAVVVIEDPRGSWRTLRRSKAWWGAVAVTIAVQIEHLVQLILLR from the coding sequence ATGACACTTGCTCAAACACCCGTTGCACAACTCTGGTTCAAACGGATCGCCACGGTTGCGACCCTTGGCATCGTTCTCAGGGCCATTGTTTCTTTTGGAGTAATGGGGTCGATGCCACAGGCGGAAGATGGTCCATCCTATTCTACCCAGGCCGTCCAGATGCTTGACGGATCCATTGGCTATTACTACTTCCCGCCGGGCACGGCACTGTTCGCAGCACCTGTCTATGCCGTGATCGGGCAGTCCACGTTCTCTGACCATCTTTTGGGCGTGATCCTATCATCCGGATTTCTCATTTCCGGGGTCTGGTTATGCTACGTGCTGATGGGATGGGGAAGGGCAACCTTCTTTGCGGCAATTGTCCTCGCGCTTTACCCACACTCTGTGATGTCGGCAACACAGCTTTCTTCTCAGCCCCTTACCTCCATACTCCTCACTCTGGCGATCGGACTGGCCATCCAAAACGCTGAACAATGGTCGTGGAAGCGATGGATAGGTGTTGCGGTGTGTATTGCGGCCGCCATGCTGACGCGTCCGGCATCACTCGCAGTCCTGGCTGTGTTCGGTCTCGGCGGCATTGTGCTATGGAGACGGCAGAAGGTCAGAACGTCTATGCTCGCAGGGTCTACGGCACTTGTTGTGCTCATCCTCGGTCTTTCGGCCTTTCCATTCATGGCGCACAACAACAAGATGGGTCAAGGCTGGTCGATCTCCACGAACAACGAATGGAATCTCTTCTTGGGCAACACGCCCTATACACCCGATTACAAGACCGGACACTTCGGTCAACGTGGATTCGATCAAGTATCACCTGAAGCACGCGCCTACATGTCGGCGATCCTACCGCATGAGAGTCCTTATGCGGCAACGTACGAGCAACGTATGGCGATGCGAGATGCTGCTGTTGACTATATGACGTCGCATCCGGTGCGCACTCTGTACCGCATCAGTAATCGGTTGCGTGGATTTTGGGGAATGGATTACACTGCTTCACGTGTCATCCAGAACCACTACGGATTGTCGAACATGGCCTTCTTGCCCCTATTGGCAATGGAGGGAGGGGGCTACCTGATCGTGATCTTCTTTGCGATCTCCGCTCCGTTCCTCGTTGCCGCCCATCAGCGGTGGTCTTGGCGGTTCCTACTCGGCTGTGTAGTTGCCATCATGCTGCCGTATTTGGCTGCATTTGCCTTGGCGAAGTATCACCTACCCACAATGCCTTTGCTGCTGCCAATCGCTGCGCTGACCGCGGTGGTCGTGATCGAGGATCCGAGAGGATCATGGAGAACACTGCGTCGGTCCAAGGCTTGGTGGGGGGCTGTTGCAGTGACCATTGCTGTGCAGATCGAACACCTTGTTCAGTTGATACTGCTTCGTTGA